The Exiguobacterium acetylicum genome includes a window with the following:
- a CDS encoding NAD(P)/FAD-dependent oxidoreductase produces the protein MHQPYDVTIIGGGPVGLFTAFYSGMRQMKTKVIESLPQLGGQLATLYPEKYIYDIAGFPKVKAQELVDRLLEQANEFDPTYVLGETVIAYERMDDGIIRLVTNKGEHYTKTVILTAGNGSFAARPLGVADAERFEETNLHYFVNDMERFKDRQVVLLGGGDSAVDWSLMLEPIAKSVTLVHRRDKFRAHEHSVELLHDSSVNVMTPYTLESVTGETHIETLTFKHAESGEVVVVAADDVVCNFGFVSSLGPLKEWEVEFERNSIRVNSKMETAIPGVFACGDIATYEGRVKLIATGFGEAPIAVNQAKLLVDPSARHPQHSTSLFEKVTNHS, from the coding sequence ATGCACCAACCATATGATGTCACGATCATCGGCGGCGGTCCAGTCGGACTGTTCACCGCGTTTTATTCAGGAATGCGCCAGATGAAGACGAAGGTCATCGAGAGTCTACCCCAATTAGGTGGGCAACTCGCTACGCTTTATCCTGAAAAATATATATACGATATCGCCGGTTTTCCGAAAGTAAAAGCACAGGAACTGGTCGATCGTCTGCTCGAACAAGCAAATGAATTCGATCCGACCTACGTGCTCGGAGAAACGGTCATCGCTTACGAACGGATGGACGACGGCATCATCCGCCTCGTCACGAATAAAGGCGAACATTACACGAAGACTGTTATCTTAACAGCAGGAAACGGTTCGTTCGCCGCGCGCCCACTCGGCGTCGCTGACGCGGAACGCTTCGAAGAAACAAACCTCCACTATTTCGTCAACGACATGGAACGTTTCAAGGATCGTCAAGTCGTCTTACTTGGTGGCGGCGATTCTGCAGTCGACTGGTCATTGATGCTTGAGCCGATTGCTAAATCCGTCACGCTCGTCCATCGTCGCGACAAGTTCCGTGCCCATGAACATTCAGTCGAACTTTTACATGATTCGTCCGTCAACGTCATGACGCCATACACACTTGAATCCGTCACAGGTGAGACACACATCGAGACGCTGACGTTCAAACATGCTGAAAGTGGTGAAGTCGTTGTCGTTGCTGCTGACGATGTCGTCTGTAACTTCGGTTTCGTCTCGTCACTCGGACCATTAAAAGAATGGGAAGTCGAATTCGAACGGAACTCGATTCGCGTCAACTCGAAGATGGAGACAGCGATTCCAGGTGTCTTCGCTTGTGGTGATATCGCGACTTACGAAGGACGTGTCAAATTGATCGCAACAGGCTTCGGTGAAGCACCAATCGCCGTCAACCAAGCGAAACTTCTCGTTGATCCATCTGCTCGTCATCCGCAACACTCGACAAGCTTGTTCGAAAAAGTAACAAATCATTCTTAA
- a CDS encoding GNAT family N-acetyltransferase, producing MKIREARLADASAIARVHIDAWRETYQGIIPDPYLAQLSHAKRTKQWGQTLIDQRVYVALSGEEVVGFAQGGPSRSDAREGELYAIYVLRASQGQGLGKALFQRIADDLAEYETMQVAVLRDNPACRFYERFGGQIIEESMIERGGVELFQRVYRMPVRMD from the coding sequence ATGAAGATTCGTGAAGCACGTCTAGCAGATGCGTCAGCGATCGCTCGCGTTCATATTGATGCCTGGAGGGAGACGTATCAAGGTATCATTCCAGATCCGTATTTAGCACAGTTGTCGCATGCGAAACGGACGAAACAATGGGGACAGACGTTAATTGATCAGCGCGTGTATGTTGCCCTGTCAGGAGAAGAAGTCGTTGGTTTCGCGCAAGGCGGACCGAGTCGAAGTGATGCGCGTGAAGGGGAGTTATACGCGATTTATGTCTTGCGAGCGTCTCAAGGGCAGGGACTCGGGAAAGCGTTGTTTCAACGCATCGCTGATGACTTAGCGGAGTATGAGACGATGCAGGTCGCTGTTTTGCGAGATAATCCAGCATGTCGGTTTTATGAGCGATTCGGTGGTCAGATTATTGAGGAATCGATGATTGAGCGTGGTGGGGTGGAACTCTTTCAACGAGTTTACCGGATGCCAGTTCGGATGGACTAA
- a CDS encoding GNAT family N-acetyltransferase produces the protein MMQLMKPTLAWETEYRAFLEDWRESGETIVPEAVGDTYEPLGAYFAELKEMETTVRPGLVTHSTYWMVDGERIVGALNFRHDLTENLKLYGGHIGYGIRPSERQKGYATTGLQLALEEARKRGLDQVLLTCGVDNLASRRVILANGGQEIEPTVRNGRETRRFIIAL, from the coding sequence ATGATGCAGTTGATGAAACCAACTCTTGCATGGGAGACAGAATACCGCGCCTTTTTAGAAGACTGGCGAGAGTCGGGCGAAACGATCGTGCCGGAAGCAGTCGGAGACACATATGAGCCGCTCGGCGCTTATTTTGCGGAACTGAAGGAAATGGAGACAACGGTCAGACCGGGGCTCGTCACCCATTCGACGTACTGGATGGTCGACGGGGAACGGATCGTTGGAGCATTGAACTTCCGGCATGATTTGACGGAGAACTTAAAATTGTACGGTGGACACATCGGATACGGCATCCGACCATCCGAGCGTCAGAAAGGGTATGCGACGACAGGTCTTCAGCTTGCGCTTGAAGAAGCGCGTAAACGGGGACTGGATCAAGTGCTATTGACCTGTGGTGTGGATAATCTCGCATCACGTCGCGTCATCTTAGCTAACGGCGGACAGGAAATCGAACCGACTGTTCGCAATGGACGTGAGACACGTCGTTTCATCATTGCGTTATGA
- a CDS encoding NAD-dependent epimerase/dehydratase family protein: MRKVLIFGGTRYFGRRLAIRLADSGDDVTIVTRGEHTPPVAKGLTFFKGDRTSSSTMKDLSQQHWDVIYDNICFTPYQAKLAIDAFEGKVGRYVLTSTMSVYEDGGANITERAYNPFPGKYDLEKEHGYGEGKRQAESYFFQRATFPVVAVRFPVVLGPDDYTERLVFHIKRALDGRPTVAENTYAKMGYISSYEAAAFLEWCGRSEMTGPINAASDGVISIQDLMDKIDRVAGTTSQLVAKGEDESPLAPERDFYMDTTAAKQAGYLFQHVDDWLDRLIEEEVRNHQ; encoded by the coding sequence ATGAGAAAAGTATTGATCTTCGGGGGAACACGTTATTTCGGACGCCGGTTAGCGATTCGCTTAGCCGATTCGGGGGATGATGTGACGATCGTCACACGTGGCGAGCATACTCCACCAGTCGCGAAGGGCTTGACATTTTTCAAAGGGGACCGGACGTCGAGTAGTACGATGAAGGACTTGAGTCAACAGCACTGGGATGTCATCTATGACAACATCTGCTTCACACCGTATCAAGCAAAGCTCGCAATCGACGCGTTTGAAGGAAAAGTCGGACGCTATGTGTTGACGTCGACGATGTCTGTTTATGAAGACGGTGGTGCGAATATCACGGAACGCGCCTACAATCCGTTTCCCGGGAAATATGACCTCGAGAAGGAACATGGATATGGTGAAGGGAAGCGCCAAGCGGAGAGTTATTTCTTCCAACGGGCGACGTTCCCAGTCGTTGCTGTCCGTTTCCCGGTCGTTCTCGGACCAGATGACTACACGGAGCGACTCGTCTTTCATATCAAGCGGGCGCTTGACGGACGCCCGACCGTTGCCGAAAACACGTATGCGAAGATGGGCTATATCTCAAGTTATGAAGCAGCAGCCTTTCTTGAGTGGTGTGGCCGTTCCGAGATGACAGGACCGATCAACGCTGCGAGTGACGGGGTCATATCGATTCAAGACCTGATGGATAAAATCGACCGAGTCGCGGGAACGACGAGCCAACTCGTCGCAAAAGGAGAGGATGAATCGCCTCTTGCGCCGGAACGTGATTTTTATATGGATACGACAGCCGCAAAACAAGCGGGCTATCTGTTCCAACATGTCGATGACTGGCTCGATCGTTTGATTGAAGAGGAGGTGCGCAATCACCAATGA
- a CDS encoding HesB/IscA family protein, whose translation MIHLTEAAALQVQDMMAQAPADERNLRMLVQGGGCSGLSYGMGFDQQKETDLVFEQHGVTVIVDEKDYPVVKGLEVDYKQSMLGGGFTITNPNAIATCGCGTSFRTATNAGTPGGC comes from the coding sequence ATGATCCATTTAACGGAGGCAGCAGCGTTACAAGTCCAGGACATGATGGCGCAGGCACCAGCAGATGAACGAAATCTTCGGATGCTCGTCCAAGGTGGTGGATGTAGTGGTCTGTCGTACGGAATGGGATTCGATCAACAAAAAGAAACGGATCTCGTTTTCGAGCAGCACGGCGTGACCGTCATCGTGGACGAAAAAGATTATCCGGTCGTCAAAGGACTGGAAGTCGATTATAAACAGTCAATGCTTGGCGGTGGATTCACGATCACGAATCCGAATGCCATCGCAACATGTGGTTGCGGAACTTCATTCCGTACGGCAACGAATGCCGGTACACCGGGTGGTTGTTGA
- a CDS encoding ECF transporter S component, with amino-acid sequence MKRTQKMVTLSMLGSISFVLMLINFPLPFLPNYLKIDFSDVPALVAAIMFSPVAGVIVEALKNVLYYIFRGSGVPVGEFANFAAGVAFVLPVSWFYHKKKSTQGLATGLVAGTITMALGLAILNYILILPAYAWFLGMDYMADPAVKWTAITAGILPFNVIKALFISALFIPLFLKLRPWMMRRQQSA; translated from the coding sequence ATGAAACGCACACAAAAAATGGTCACTCTGTCAATGTTAGGTTCAATTTCGTTTGTTCTTATGCTTATCAACTTTCCACTACCGTTCTTACCGAACTATCTGAAGATCGACTTCAGTGATGTTCCGGCTCTCGTCGCAGCGATCATGTTCTCACCGGTCGCAGGTGTCATCGTCGAAGCATTGAAGAACGTGTTGTACTATATCTTCCGCGGAAGTGGTGTTCCGGTCGGAGAATTCGCTAACTTTGCTGCAGGCGTTGCATTCGTACTACCTGTCAGCTGGTTCTACCACAAAAAGAAATCAACACAAGGTCTCGCAACAGGTCTCGTCGCTGGTACGATCACGATGGCACTTGGTCTTGCGATCCTCAACTATATCTTAATCCTTCCAGCGTATGCATGGTTCCTCGGTATGGACTATATGGCGGATCCAGCTGTCAAATGGACAGCGATCACAGCCGGTATCTTACCGTTTAACGTCATCAAGGCACTGTTTATCTCGGCACTCTTCATTCCATTGTTCTTGAAACTACGACCATGGATGATGCGCCGTCAACAATCTGCTTAA
- a CDS encoding YuzB family protein has product MNPIIEFCISNLAAGTQVVMEQLERDPNVDVVEYGCLGYCGICSLDHFCLVDGETVVGETPEELLEKIYLKIEENEL; this is encoded by the coding sequence GTGAATCCGATTATTGAATTTTGTATTAGTAACTTAGCGGCTGGGACACAGGTCGTCATGGAGCAACTCGAACGTGACCCGAACGTTGACGTCGTCGAATACGGTTGCCTCGGCTATTGTGGCATTTGTTCGCTCGATCATTTTTGTCTCGTTGATGGTGAGACCGTCGTAGGCGAAACACCGGAAGAGTTGCTCGAGAAGATCTACCTGAAAATCGAAGAGAATGAGCTGTGA
- a CDS encoding NAD(P)/FAD-dependent oxidoreductase, producing the protein MKQLVVLGGGYGGMRICERFKDEEVAVTLVDRLPYHALKTEYYALAAGTLSDRDVRIEFPEGKHLTYKYGHVIKISPETNTVHLQDGSELFYDDLIIALGCEDKYHNIPGAQEFTYSIQTLEESRKTQQAICGLSPGSVVSIVGAGLSGVELASELHESRKDLTIRLFDRGPSVLSFLSDKVSSYVQEWFEEHDVEVINNSNVTLVTADDVRNGDDTYPSDLTIWTAGTQPVKVVRDLGFAADSGGRIKLTEHHHVPEYDNLFVIGDCASLPYAPSGQLAEHQAEQVVDVLQAKWQGKKLPKLPEIKLRGMLGSLGKSDGFGIVMGKQALTGKVPRLLKSGVLWKHKKIK; encoded by the coding sequence ATGAAGCAATTGGTCGTACTCGGCGGAGGATATGGTGGAATGAGGATTTGTGAGCGATTCAAGGACGAGGAAGTTGCCGTCACGCTCGTTGACCGTCTACCGTACCACGCACTCAAAACCGAATATTACGCACTCGCAGCAGGTACATTATCAGATCGAGATGTCCGGATTGAATTTCCGGAGGGGAAACATCTTACCTATAAATATGGACATGTCATCAAAATTTCACCCGAGACGAATACGGTCCATCTGCAAGATGGGTCAGAACTATTCTATGATGACTTGATCATCGCCCTCGGTTGTGAGGATAAATACCACAACATTCCGGGTGCTCAAGAGTTTACATATAGCATCCAGACACTTGAGGAATCACGGAAGACACAACAAGCGATTTGTGGACTCTCACCAGGGTCTGTCGTCTCAATCGTCGGTGCTGGTCTATCTGGTGTCGAACTTGCCAGTGAGCTGCACGAGAGCCGGAAAGATTTGACGATTCGTTTGTTCGACCGCGGACCATCTGTCTTGTCGTTCTTATCGGACAAAGTCTCGTCTTACGTTCAGGAATGGTTCGAGGAGCACGATGTTGAAGTCATCAACAATTCGAACGTCACGCTCGTCACAGCGGACGACGTTCGTAACGGCGACGATACGTACCCATCCGACTTAACGATTTGGACGGCGGGTACACAACCGGTCAAAGTCGTTCGCGATCTCGGCTTTGCTGCGGACAGCGGTGGTCGAATCAAATTAACAGAACACCATCATGTACCGGAATACGATAATCTATTCGTCATCGGTGATTGCGCAAGTCTACCGTATGCACCAAGTGGTCAACTTGCAGAACATCAGGCAGAACAAGTTGTCGATGTCCTGCAAGCGAAGTGGCAAGGTAAAAAGTTACCGAAGTTGCCAGAAATCAAACTGCGCGGGATGCTCGGATCACTCGGAAAATCAGATGGGTTCGGAATCGTCATGGGCAAACAGGCGCTGACAGGAAAAGTCCCACGTCTCCTGAAGTCCGGTGTCTTATGGAAACATAAAAAAATTAAATGA
- a CDS encoding DUF1462 family protein — protein MEITVYGTAVTCPSCVGAPSSEETFSWLQAVLGRKYEQAMTLRYIDFETAASDQWTEALKEDVYFYPLIVLDDEMIDEGYVKLKTITAAIDAKLSQTG, from the coding sequence ATGGAAATCACGGTCTACGGAACAGCGGTCACTTGTCCGAGTTGTGTCGGGGCACCCAGCTCGGAAGAGACGTTCAGTTGGCTACAAGCCGTCCTCGGACGGAAATATGAGCAAGCGATGACGTTACGCTATATCGATTTCGAGACAGCCGCATCGGATCAATGGACAGAAGCCTTGAAAGAGGATGTCTATTTTTATCCGTTGATTGTTCTCGATGACGAGATGATTGACGAGGGGTACGTCAAGCTGAAAACGATTACGGCGGCAATCGATGCAAAGTTGAGTCAGACGGGGTGA
- a CDS encoding NifU family protein: protein MEMFDQVNEVLEKLRPFLLRDGGDVELVDVEDGIVKLRLMGACGSCPSSTITLKAGIERALLEEVAGVVEVEQVF from the coding sequence ATGGAAATGTTTGATCAAGTGAATGAAGTTCTTGAAAAATTGCGTCCGTTCCTTCTTCGTGATGGAGGAGACGTTGAACTCGTAGATGTAGAAGACGGAATCGTAAAACTCCGTTTGATGGGAGCTTGTGGTAGCTGCCCAAGTTCAACAATCACATTGAAGGCCGGTATCGAACGTGCCCTTCTTGAAGAAGTCGCTGGCGTCGTCGAAGTCGAACAAGTCTTCTAA
- a CDS encoding TIGR01457 family HAD-type hydrolase, with product MKAKGYLFDLDGTMYNGTEPVKEAVDFVNRLQAEGIPYLFVTNNASMTAEAVAEKLRGMGVHSDAKHVLTSAMATGRYIADLSPKARVYAIGETGLIDALEREGLDVVATEAADYVVIGLDRQITYEKLAVGALAIRAGARFISTNGDIAIPTERGFLPGNGALTAVLRVTTEKEPFFIGKPEPVMVDIATEMIGLSKEDVIMVGDNYHTDILFGINGGIRTMHVNSGVHTPVFIQGQDRQPTYMVDTLAEWIL from the coding sequence ATGAAGGCAAAAGGCTATTTATTTGATTTAGATGGAACGATGTATAACGGAACGGAACCGGTAAAAGAAGCGGTCGATTTCGTCAATCGTCTGCAAGCAGAAGGAATTCCGTACTTGTTCGTGACGAATAATGCGTCGATGACGGCAGAAGCCGTGGCGGAGAAGTTACGCGGGATGGGTGTTCATTCCGATGCGAAACACGTCTTGACGAGCGCGATGGCGACCGGTCGTTATATCGCTGATTTGTCACCGAAAGCGCGCGTCTATGCGATCGGAGAAACAGGACTGATTGATGCGCTTGAACGAGAAGGGTTAGACGTCGTCGCAACCGAAGCAGCAGACTACGTCGTCATCGGTCTCGATCGTCAAATCACGTATGAAAAACTTGCTGTTGGTGCGCTTGCGATTCGTGCCGGTGCGCGGTTCATCTCAACGAATGGTGATATCGCGATTCCGACAGAACGTGGTTTCTTACCAGGAAACGGTGCCTTGACAGCAGTCCTACGCGTGACGACGGAGAAGGAACCGTTCTTTATCGGTAAACCGGAACCGGTCATGGTTGATATCGCGACAGAAATGATTGGTCTGTCAAAAGAAGATGTCATCATGGTCGGGGATAACTACCATACGGACATTCTGTTCGGAATCAATGGAGGCATCCGGACGATGCACGTCAATTCTGGTGTCCATACACCAGTCTTCATTCAAGGGCAGGACCGTCAACCGACATATATGGTCGATACGTTAGCTGAATGGATTCTGTGA
- a CDS encoding DUF86 domain-containing protein encodes MYFVNRQKIEETVVCYETALRQSKEVTGDPVTTALAIERIGFLVIESVIDIGNSMIDGFIMRDPGSYEDIILILEDEKVIDGPLATSLKKLVALRTLIVRSFTESSMAEIRAVLETEEAELRRFPEAIRRYIETELGPVSAFLPNEE; translated from the coding sequence ATGTATTTCGTCAATCGTCAAAAAATCGAAGAGACGGTCGTCTGTTATGAGACGGCACTTCGACAAAGTAAAGAAGTTACGGGGGATCCGGTGACGACAGCACTGGCTATAGAACGGATTGGTTTTTTAGTCATTGAGAGTGTCATTGACATCGGAAACAGTATGATTGATGGATTCATCATGCGGGATCCGGGAAGTTATGAAGATATCATCCTTATCTTAGAAGATGAGAAGGTCATTGATGGACCGCTTGCGACGAGTCTAAAGAAGCTCGTTGCGTTACGTACGTTGATCGTCCGGTCATTCACAGAGTCAAGTATGGCGGAGATTCGGGCGGTACTAGAGACAGAGGAAGCAGAACTACGTCGTTTCCCGGAAGCGATTCGTCGGTATATCGAGACAGAACTCGGACCGGTGTCTGCATTTTTACCAAACGAGGAGTGA
- the glpX gene encoding class II fructose-bisphosphatase, with translation MERELALEIVRATEAAALASAQWIGRGKKNEADDAATTAMREVLNTVNMNGTVVIGEGELDEAPMLFIGERVGTANGPIVDIAVDPLEGTNIVAKGLGNAMVVIAVADQGALLHAPDMYMDKLTVGPNLKGHVSLDDPLEVIIEKAAQYNNKRIEDVTVIMQDRPRHDHFREAAMRMGARVRLFEDGDVSAGIAPLSPATGIDIFIGTGGAPEGVITAAAVKAMGGDMQARLHPMNEEETARVIRMGLEDPLQLLTLDDLIKSDDCIFAATGVTTGEMLDGVKFLTDDIVETTSLVMRSKTRTIRKVIAEHSLSRKPYLQKVPQTL, from the coding sequence ATGGAACGGGAACTCGCACTGGAAATCGTACGCGCTACGGAAGCAGCAGCACTAGCTTCTGCTCAATGGATTGGTCGCGGTAAGAAAAATGAAGCGGATGATGCAGCAACAACTGCGATGCGCGAAGTCTTGAACACGGTCAACATGAACGGAACGGTCGTCATCGGTGAAGGCGAACTCGACGAAGCACCGATGCTCTTCATCGGCGAACGTGTCGGAACAGCAAACGGTCCAATCGTTGATATCGCCGTCGATCCGCTTGAAGGTACGAACATCGTCGCTAAAGGACTCGGCAATGCGATGGTCGTCATCGCCGTCGCCGATCAAGGTGCCCTGCTCCACGCACCCGATATGTATATGGATAAATTAACAGTTGGACCGAACTTAAAAGGGCATGTCTCGCTTGACGATCCACTTGAAGTCATCATTGAAAAAGCAGCTCAATACAACAATAAACGGATTGAGGACGTCACGGTCATCATGCAAGACCGTCCACGTCATGATCATTTCCGTGAAGCAGCGATGCGGATGGGCGCACGCGTCCGTCTGTTTGAAGACGGTGATGTCTCCGCTGGAATCGCACCACTCTCTCCTGCGACGGGAATCGATATCTTCATCGGCACAGGCGGTGCTCCTGAAGGCGTCATCACGGCTGCTGCCGTCAAAGCGATGGGCGGCGACATGCAGGCACGTTTACATCCGATGAACGAAGAAGAAACCGCTCGTGTCATCCGGATGGGGCTTGAAGATCCGCTCCAACTCTTGACGCTTGATGACCTTATTAAAAGCGACGATTGTATTTTTGCCGCGACAGGCGTCACAACGGGTGAAATGCTCGACGGCGTCAAGTTCTTGACGGATGATATCGTCGAAACGACATCCCTCGTCATGCGTTCAAAGACACGGACGATTCGAAAAGTCATCGCCGAGCATAGCTTATCGCGTAAACCATACTTGCAAAAAGTCCCCCAAACCCTTTAA
- a CDS encoding DUF3055 domain-containing protein: MMEERDFLYDDVEQTKTRFVSWIGEASRFDLAITHSEHFYGKILVLNLLSNRFAIIGADDFDEPGYIATAFDVEDDAATELEMYLRAYIGL, encoded by the coding sequence ATGATGGAAGAACGTGATTTTTTATATGATGATGTCGAACAAACGAAGACACGCTTCGTCAGTTGGATTGGAGAAGCCAGTCGGTTTGATCTCGCCATCACCCACTCAGAGCATTTTTACGGTAAGATTCTCGTCTTGAATCTCTTATCGAATCGCTTTGCGATCATCGGCGCGGATGATTTTGATGAACCTGGCTACATCGCCACGGCGTTTGACGTCGAAGACGATGCGGCAACGGAACTCGAGATGTACCTGCGCGCTTATATCGGTCTATGA
- a CDS encoding general stress protein: protein MRIVGIYSSVPEVVSAVHDLRVAGVVSTDLKVLAHDKYDLEQIEELADLNNQQTSTRLSQEDHRNLWQEIKSIFKKDDTASHGDAIHGSGLTKEDVDRANHAVESGQFVLLVGDEADQHSERRAHDESDNTNVFSGPNTLNERNDRLL, encoded by the coding sequence ATGCGAATCGTTGGAATTTACTCATCCGTACCAGAAGTCGTTAGTGCCGTGCACGATCTCCGTGTTGCCGGTGTCGTCTCGACTGATCTAAAAGTCTTGGCGCACGACAAATACGATCTCGAACAGATTGAGGAGCTTGCGGATTTAAACAATCAACAGACATCAACACGTTTGTCGCAGGAAGATCATCGTAATCTCTGGCAGGAAATCAAGAGCATCTTCAAAAAAGATGACACAGCTTCTCATGGAGATGCGATTCATGGAAGTGGCTTAACGAAAGAAGATGTCGATCGTGCGAACCATGCGGTCGAAAGTGGTCAGTTCGTATTACTCGTCGGTGATGAAGCGGATCAGCATTCAGAACGCCGTGCCCATGACGAGTCAGACAATACGAATGTCTTTAGTGGACCAAACACGCTAAATGAACGAAACGATCGTCTCTTATAA
- a CDS encoding YutD family protein, protein MIQVNRERYEVVEEKREGFHEEAFIGRFSDVLEKYDYIVGDWGHGQLRLRGFYEDQHEKATFDTKISHVADYLYEYCNFGCAYFIVKKVGLVEGEEAPPRFDGSSSNTLKLKRKFAPAPEKTEGE, encoded by the coding sequence ATGATACAAGTCAATCGGGAACGTTATGAGGTCGTTGAAGAGAAACGGGAAGGCTTTCATGAGGAAGCGTTCATCGGTCGCTTCAGTGACGTCCTTGAGAAATATGATTATATCGTGGGCGACTGGGGGCACGGTCAATTACGACTACGTGGCTTCTATGAGGATCAACATGAGAAAGCAACATTCGATACGAAGATTTCGCATGTCGCCGACTATCTCTACGAATACTGTAACTTCGGATGTGCCTATTTCATCGTCAAGAAGGTCGGATTGGTAGAAGGAGAAGAAGCACCACCTCGCTTCGACGGTTCTTCATCCAATACGTTGAAGTTGAAACGGAAGTTCGCACCTGCACCAGAGAAGACGGAAGGCGAGTAA
- the lipA gene encoding lipoyl synthase, producing MGRGEIQRKPEWLKIKLNTNETYTELKSMMREKKLHTVCEEAKCPNIHECWAVRRTATFMILGSICTRACRFCAVTTGRPNELDLEEPKRVAESVRLMNLKHAVITAVARDDLNDFGAGVYAETVREVRRMNPETSIEVLPSDMGGNFEALKTLIDAQPDIMNHNIETVRRLTPTVRAKATYDRTLEFLRRSKELAPEIPTKSSLMLGLGETWEEILETMDDLRANNVDIMTIGQYLQPTKKHLDVIKYYTPQEFAELKQIALSKGFSHCEAGPLVRSSYHADEQVNAAKKNKTALPID from the coding sequence ATGGGACGCGGAGAAATCCAACGTAAACCGGAATGGTTGAAAATCAAGCTGAATACGAATGAGACCTACACAGAATTAAAGAGTATGATGCGCGAGAAAAAGCTACATACTGTCTGTGAGGAAGCAAAGTGTCCGAATATCCACGAGTGTTGGGCAGTACGCCGGACAGCGACTTTCATGATTCTCGGAAGTATCTGTACACGTGCGTGCCGTTTTTGCGCCGTGACGACAGGACGTCCGAACGAACTCGATCTTGAAGAACCAAAACGGGTTGCAGAATCCGTTCGTTTGATGAACTTGAAACACGCGGTCATCACAGCGGTCGCACGCGATGATCTAAATGATTTTGGAGCAGGCGTTTATGCTGAGACGGTTCGTGAAGTTCGTCGAATGAATCCAGAGACATCAATCGAAGTCTTGCCTTCAGACATGGGTGGGAATTTCGAAGCATTGAAAACCTTGATTGACGCACAACCAGACATCATGAACCATAACATCGAGACGGTCCGCCGTCTGACACCGACCGTCCGTGCAAAAGCTACTTACGACCGGACGCTTGAATTCCTTCGTCGTTCGAAGGAACTCGCACCTGAAATTCCAACGAAGTCGAGCTTGATGCTTGGTCTTGGTGAGACATGGGAAGAGATTCTTGAAACGATGGATGATCTTCGTGCAAACAACGTCGACATCATGACGATCGGTCAGTATCTCCAACCGACGAAAAAGCACCTCGACGTCATCAAATACTATACACCACAAGAGTTCGCTGAACTGAAGCAGATCGCGCTCAGCAAAGGGTTCTCGCATTGTGAGGCAGGTCCACTCGTTCGTTCGTCGTATCACGCGGATGAGCAAGTCAACGCAGCGAAAAAGAATAAAACAGCACTTCCGATCGACTAA